The following are encoded together in the Proteiniphilum saccharofermentans genome:
- a CDS encoding Gfo/Idh/MocA family protein, with amino-acid sequence MDRRNFLKKSAISATGLSLAPLMGSSYSSVFGQSSPGNKIKVGLIGCRNQGWSNLKAFLQYPDVECISMCDVDDQWLYQRASDLEELTGKKPPQLVKDWRRVIDNKDVDMVIIGTPDHWHCLQLIAACEAGKDVFVEKPLANTIEECDLMVKATRKYNRIVQVGQWQRSDPHWDEAAAYVQSGELGRVRTVKVWAYQTSKWTLPVVPDSAPPAGVDYDMWLGPAPKRTFNQNRFHYNFRFFWDYAGGLMADWGVHLLDYAMKGMNVGLPSYVYGAGGKYGYPDDAMETPDTLMVTYKYPDFNIIWDHACGIGTGLFGLREGVAFFGENGTLILTRQGWEVVPEQAINSRTFPYCYPCDDERKPNTLRMEAVEKKKGTGRGLYLHAGNMLDCMRSRELPNADIAIGAEVAKLSHLGNISCRVGTALNWDDKAGKFVGNDEANRLIKANYRAPWKLPEL; translated from the coding sequence ATGGACAGACGAAATTTTTTAAAGAAATCCGCCATTTCAGCAACGGGGTTAAGCCTGGCTCCGTTGATGGGAAGCTCCTATTCTTCCGTTTTCGGTCAATCTTCACCGGGTAATAAAATCAAGGTAGGCCTGATCGGGTGCCGTAATCAAGGATGGAGTAATCTGAAAGCTTTTCTTCAATACCCCGACGTGGAGTGTATCTCCATGTGTGATGTGGATGATCAATGGCTCTATCAACGTGCTTCCGATTTGGAAGAGTTGACCGGTAAAAAGCCACCTCAGTTGGTGAAGGACTGGCGCAGGGTGATCGATAACAAAGATGTGGACATGGTGATTATCGGGACCCCCGACCATTGGCACTGTCTCCAGTTGATCGCTGCCTGTGAGGCAGGTAAGGATGTCTTTGTGGAAAAACCGCTGGCCAATACTATTGAGGAGTGCGACCTGATGGTAAAAGCTACGCGTAAATATAACCGTATTGTGCAGGTGGGGCAGTGGCAACGTAGTGACCCACACTGGGACGAAGCGGCTGCATATGTGCAAAGCGGAGAACTGGGCCGTGTGAGAACCGTAAAAGTATGGGCTTATCAGACCAGCAAATGGACATTGCCGGTAGTCCCCGATTCGGCACCACCTGCAGGCGTGGATTATGACATGTGGTTAGGTCCGGCGCCTAAGCGTACTTTTAACCAAAACAGGTTTCATTATAATTTCCGTTTCTTCTGGGATTACGCCGGTGGGTTGATGGCCGATTGGGGTGTGCACCTGCTTGATTATGCCATGAAAGGGATGAATGTGGGATTACCTTCATATGTCTATGGCGCCGGAGGAAAATATGGCTATCCGGATGATGCCATGGAGACGCCCGATACACTGATGGTGACTTATAAATATCCTGATTTCAATATCATCTGGGATCATGCATGTGGAATAGGTACAGGATTGTTCGGTCTCAGGGAAGGGGTTGCCTTTTTTGGAGAGAACGGTACGCTGATCCTTACCCGCCAGGGGTGGGAGGTAGTCCCCGAACAAGCTATCAATAGCCGTACGTTCCCATATTGTTACCCTTGTGACGATGAAAGAAAACCCAATACGCTCCGGATGGAAGCAGTGGAAAAAAAGAAAGGTACAGGCAGAGGTCTCTATCTGCATGCCGGCAATATGCTCGATTGTATGCGTTCACGTGAATTGCCTAATGCTGATATCGCCATTGGCGCTGAAGTGGCTAAACTGAGTCATTTGGGGAATATCTCATGTCGTGTAGGGACTGCACTGAACTGGGATGACAAAGCTGGAAAATTTGTCGGTAATGACGAAGCCAACAGGTTAATCAAGGCAAATTACCGCGCTCCATGGAAATTGCCGGAACTCTGA
- a CDS encoding NADPH-dependent FMN reductase, translating to MSKKKIAVLVGSLRKESVNRKLANEVIRLAPDSLELEIIEIGQLAHYNEDLDANPPAEWVEFRKKIGEADGYLFFTPEYNRSTSGVMKNALDVGSRPYGQNKWAGKPGAIVSSSMSPLGGSVANHALRQPMVFLNIYMMQQPEAYIGNSWELFDEQNNLKNESTKEFLKNWVNAFAKWVYKF from the coding sequence ATGAGTAAAAAGAAAATAGCTGTCCTGGTAGGCAGCCTGCGAAAAGAATCGGTCAACAGAAAGTTGGCAAATGAGGTAATTAGGTTAGCTCCTGATTCCTTGGAGTTGGAGATTATAGAAATAGGGCAGTTAGCTCACTACAATGAGGACCTCGATGCAAATCCTCCGGCAGAATGGGTTGAATTCCGCAAAAAGATCGGTGAGGCTGATGGATATCTTTTTTTCACTCCTGAGTATAACCGAAGTACTTCCGGGGTAATGAAAAATGCACTTGATGTAGGATCAAGACCTTATGGGCAGAATAAATGGGCAGGAAAGCCGGGAGCTATCGTGAGCAGTTCCATGAGTCCTCTTGGCGGCTCAGTAGCTAACCACGCACTGCGTCAACCCATGGTCTTCCTGAACATCTATATGATGCAACAACCCGAAGCATATATCGGAAATTCATGGGAGCTGTTCGACGAACAAAACAACCTGAAGAACGAAAGCACCAAAGAATTTCTGAAGAATTGGGTAAATGCATTTGCCAAATGGGTATACAAGTTTTAA
- a CDS encoding nucleoside deaminase — translation MLDDRYFMQQALREAHKAFENGEVPVGAVVVVNERIITRAHNLTETLNDVTAHAEMQAITAAANVLGGKYLTDCTLYVTVEPCPMCAGALRWAQISRVVYGASDEKRGYTQISPYLLHPKTTVTSGVLADDCADLMKLFFARFRK, via the coding sequence ATGCTCGACGATCGATATTTTATGCAACAGGCTTTGCGGGAAGCACACAAAGCTTTCGAAAATGGAGAAGTACCCGTCGGTGCAGTTGTCGTAGTGAACGAACGCATTATTACCCGTGCTCACAATCTAACAGAAACCCTGAATGATGTTACAGCCCATGCCGAGATGCAAGCCATCACTGCTGCAGCCAATGTGTTGGGGGGGAAATACCTGACCGATTGCACCCTCTACGTGACAGTAGAACCCTGCCCTATGTGTGCCGGTGCACTGAGATGGGCACAAATATCGCGTGTAGTATACGGGGCATCAGATGAAAAAAGAGGCTATACACAGATCTCACCTTATCTCCTCCATCCCAAGACTACCGTTACTTCTGGTGTACTAGCCGATGATTGCGCTGACCTGATGAAACTTTTCTTCGCACGTTTCAGGAAATAA
- a CDS encoding YraN family protein: MAKHNELGRKGEEAAVNCLKRKGHRVLERNWSFSGYEIDIISEYEEFIVFVEVKTRSSVEWGNPENAVTEQRMRRMIRAASHYLKINHIDKPARFDIVTVIGKEQNFELEHIEDAFLPFL; encoded by the coding sequence ATGGCCAAACACAATGAGTTGGGAAGGAAAGGTGAAGAAGCTGCGGTGAATTGTCTTAAAAGGAAGGGACACCGGGTTCTGGAACGGAATTGGTCTTTTTCCGGTTATGAAATCGATATAATATCAGAATATGAAGAATTTATCGTGTTCGTAGAGGTTAAGACCCGTAGTTCTGTCGAATGGGGTAATCCGGAAAATGCTGTTACTGAGCAACGTATGCGACGTATGATACGTGCTGCCAGTCACTATCTGAAAATAAACCATATCGATAAACCGGCCCGCTTCGATATTGTTACGGTAATAGGCAAAGAACAGAATTTCGAACTGGAACATATCGAAGATGCATTTTTACCTTTTTTGTGA
- a CDS encoding MmcQ/YjbR family DNA-binding protein, translating to MNIEELFDYCQSIQGAEATTPFDEWTIVMKVMGKMFALIPTDGDRFCISLKCDPAKAITLREKYVCVEGAYHMNKTYWNTIYLDRDMPDDELREWINHSVEEVIKKLPKKQQQQYYGTIK from the coding sequence ATGAATATCGAAGAACTTTTTGATTATTGTCAATCCATTCAGGGTGCGGAAGCGACGACCCCCTTCGATGAGTGGACCATCGTAATGAAAGTGATGGGGAAGATGTTCGCATTGATACCTACGGATGGGGACAGATTTTGTATCAGTCTCAAGTGTGACCCGGCAAAAGCCATCACACTGCGTGAAAAATATGTATGTGTGGAAGGGGCTTATCATATGAACAAAACCTACTGGAATACCATTTATTTGGATAGGGATATGCCCGATGATGAACTCAGGGAGTGGATTAATCATTCTGTAGAAGAGGTTATAAAGAAATTGCCAAAAAAGCAGCAGCAACAATATTATGGAACAATTAAGTAA
- a CDS encoding biotin--[acetyl-CoA-carboxylase] ligase, producing the protein MEQLSKDRQIIRLEETESTNLYLKQLAREEHLEEGSMVIADFQTVGRGQMGNSWFSSKGENLLFSLLIYPKEVLANEQFIISRIASLAVKNTLDRFTDDIRIKWPNDIYWKEQKIAGILIENDIDNKYIANSVIGIGINVNQQIFPPELSNPVSLWQIIGSVQDRDYILDIFQREFFLLYRDFEKGEIKTIEDEYMLDLYRVNGYYWYEDKNGRFMAKVEDVLPSGHLVLKTIDTEEERKYAFKEVTFVE; encoded by the coding sequence ATGGAACAATTAAGTAAAGATCGCCAAATAATCCGGTTGGAAGAGACTGAGTCAACCAATCTCTATTTAAAACAACTGGCCAGGGAGGAGCACCTTGAAGAGGGATCGATGGTTATAGCCGATTTTCAGACCGTTGGACGAGGGCAGATGGGGAATTCCTGGTTTTCTTCGAAAGGTGAAAATCTCTTATTCAGCCTGTTGATCTATCCCAAGGAGGTGCTGGCCAATGAACAATTCATTATTTCCCGCATTGCTTCACTGGCTGTTAAGAATACGCTCGACCGGTTTACGGACGATATTCGTATCAAATGGCCGAACGATATCTATTGGAAAGAGCAAAAAATAGCGGGGATACTGATAGAAAATGATATTGATAACAAATATATCGCCAATTCAGTGATCGGGATCGGGATCAATGTCAATCAGCAAATATTTCCACCCGAGCTTTCCAATCCTGTGTCACTTTGGCAAATTATCGGCTCAGTACAGGATCGGGATTACATCCTCGATATTTTTCAAAGGGAGTTTTTCCTGCTCTATCGTGATTTTGAGAAAGGGGAAATCAAAACTATTGAAGATGAATATATGCTCGATCTGTACCGGGTAAATGGTTATTATTGGTACGAAGACAAGAATGGCCGGTTTATGGCGAAGGTCGAAGATGTACTCCCTTCGGGTCATCTGGTGTTGAAAACAATCGATACAGAAGAGGAACGGAAGTACGCGTTTAAAGAGGTCACCTTTGTGGAATGA
- the pyrH gene encoding UMP kinase, whose protein sequence is MQFNRILLKLSGESLMGDKQYGIDEKRLQEYAEQIYEAAQTGVQIGVVIGGGNIFRGLSGATKGFDRVKGDQMGMLATVINSLALSSALTAVGQENRVFTAVRMEPVGELYSKWKAIESLERGEIAILAAGTGNPFFTTDTASALRGIEIEADAMFKGTRVDGVYTADPEKDPTATKFKTITFDEVYNRGLKVMDLTATTMCKENNLSIVVFDMDSYGNLKRVLEGEDIGTLVHV, encoded by the coding sequence ATGCAATTTAATAGGATTTTACTCAAACTCAGCGGCGAATCGCTGATGGGCGACAAACAGTACGGAATTGACGAAAAGCGTCTGCAGGAATATGCCGAACAGATATATGAAGCGGCACAGACAGGCGTGCAAATAGGTGTCGTGATTGGCGGAGGAAATATTTTCCGTGGCCTGAGTGGTGCTACCAAAGGATTTGACCGGGTAAAAGGCGATCAGATGGGGATGCTGGCCACTGTAATCAACAGCCTTGCGCTGAGTTCGGCACTCACCGCCGTTGGACAGGAAAACCGTGTTTTCACGGCGGTTCGTATGGAGCCTGTAGGTGAGCTTTATTCTAAATGGAAGGCCATTGAGTCGTTGGAAAGAGGTGAAATCGCAATTCTCGCCGCCGGTACCGGAAATCCTTTCTTTACGACCGATACCGCATCCGCACTCCGGGGAATTGAAATCGAAGCCGATGCGATGTTCAAAGGAACCCGTGTAGACGGCGTATATACGGCTGATCCGGAAAAAGATCCTACCGCTACCAAATTCAAGACGATCACTTTCGATGAAGTCTACAATCGTGGACTGAAAGTGATGGATCTGACCGCTACAACGATGTGTAAGGAGAACAACCTGTCCATCGTCGTCTTTGATATGGATAGTTATGGAAACCTGAAAAGAGTGCTTGAAGGCGAAGATATCGGAACACTGGTGCATGTTTAG
- the frr gene encoding ribosome recycling factor, translated as MEITTIRKEAEEKMQMTLEFLDETFSRIRAGRANARILDGIRVEYYGSLVPLSNVATVTTPDAKTIMVQPWEKAMLRIVEKAILDSDVGITPENNGEVIRLGIPPLTEERRKQLVKQTKQEAEEAKISIRNARREGIDEVKKAVKEGMAEDMGKDGENELQKLHDKYIKKVDEMFAEKEKEILTV; from the coding sequence ATGGAAATAACGACAATCAGAAAAGAGGCCGAGGAAAAGATGCAGATGACCCTCGAATTCCTGGATGAAACTTTTTCACGTATTCGTGCAGGCCGTGCAAATGCCCGTATCCTGGACGGTATACGCGTGGAATATTATGGTAGTCTTGTACCGTTGTCGAATGTTGCAACAGTGACCACACCCGATGCCAAGACTATTATGGTTCAACCCTGGGAAAAAGCGATGTTGAGAATAGTGGAAAAAGCTATTTTGGACTCCGATGTGGGCATTACTCCCGAGAATAACGGAGAGGTAATTCGTTTAGGGATTCCGCCGCTTACGGAAGAACGGCGCAAGCAATTGGTGAAACAGACCAAACAGGAGGCAGAAGAGGCAAAGATCAGTATCCGCAATGCGCGCCGTGAAGGAATTGATGAGGTGAAAAAGGCTGTCAAAGAGGGTATGGCCGAAGATATGGGAAAAGATGGAGAAAACGAACTGCAAAAACTTCACGATAAGTATATCAAGAAAGTGGATGAGATGTTCGCCGAAAAGGAGAAGGAGATACTTACCGTTTAA
- the rsgA gene encoding ribosome small subunit-dependent GTPase A, translated as MAKGGDESGKIGLQGLVVRNTGNAYLVRDDNGNDIIGIAKGNLRLKGIRSTSPIVVGDRVFMDPNPDGTAFITDIAERKNYIVRKASNLSKHAHILAANIDLAFLCVTVSYPETTTVFIDRFLTTAEAYSVPVCLIFNKIDLYDEEESEYLNALMHLYSTIGYQCLRTSTVTGEGKGQLEALAEGKTVLLAGHSGVGKSSIVNLLVGDQAQKVREISGYHHKGMHTTTFSEMIELENGGFLIDTPGIKGFGTIDMSRAEVSHYFPEIFRISKNCKYNSCLHLNEPGCAVLEAVENHYISESRYHSYLNILEDIEEGKYRL; from the coding sequence ATGGCAAAAGGCGGGGATGAAAGCGGTAAGATAGGACTGCAGGGGCTGGTTGTCAGGAATACCGGGAATGCCTATCTGGTGCGTGATGATAACGGCAACGATATCATTGGCATAGCAAAGGGAAATCTGAGACTTAAAGGGATCAGAAGTACAAGCCCTATTGTAGTGGGCGACCGGGTCTTTATGGATCCCAACCCCGACGGTACCGCTTTTATCACCGATATTGCCGAACGGAAGAATTATATCGTCCGTAAGGCTTCCAATCTCTCCAAACATGCGCATATACTGGCTGCCAATATAGATCTGGCATTCCTTTGTGTCACGGTGAGTTATCCTGAAACAACTACCGTATTCATCGATCGTTTCCTGACTACCGCAGAAGCATATTCGGTACCGGTCTGTCTTATTTTCAATAAAATAGACTTGTATGATGAGGAGGAGAGTGAATACCTGAATGCACTGATGCATCTCTATTCCACAATTGGCTATCAATGTCTGAGAACATCGACAGTGACCGGTGAAGGTAAAGGTCAACTGGAGGCTTTGGCAGAAGGAAAGACCGTTTTACTTGCTGGGCATTCGGGGGTGGGGAAATCGAGCATCGTTAACCTTCTGGTAGGGGATCAGGCGCAAAAAGTGAGAGAGATATCCGGTTATCATCATAAAGGGATGCATACCACCACTTTTTCGGAGATGATCGAATTGGAGAATGGTGGTTTCTTGATTGATACCCCGGGTATCAAAGGTTTCGGTACCATTGATATGAGTCGTGCCGAAGTATCGCACTATTTCCCTGAAATATTCAGGATATCGAAAAACTGTAAATATAACAGTTGCCTGCATCTTAATGAACCTGGCTGTGCAGTGTTGGAGGCAGTCGAAAATCACTACATCAGTGAAAGCCGCTATCATTCATACCTGAATATACTGGAAGACATTGAGGAAGGAAAATACCGGTTATGA
- the cls gene encoding cardiolipin synthase: MTIQLNSALLLIIEILYLLTVVGIVVVVISENRNPIKTVAWIMAVVFLPFIGIIWYAFFGQDATKKQVISRRMYSKLKKRPLDGMETAVEHIFPEEYINLINLLQNMDYTPLLGGNDVTLFTNGGDKFASLFADIEKAEKHIHIEYYVLLDDELGLKLQQALIRKAREGVEIRIIYDSFGSRKAKRKFFEDFRKAGIETEPFLKLSLSRLTSRLNYRTHRKIVVIDGRIGYVGGMNVADRYLKGLDWGCWRDTHARIEGKGVQGLQSVFLIDWYFVSQTLITSRDYFPVLGNYGECPMQIVNSGPLSETNEISHGIMQAIYNARKSIFIQTPYFLPPDAMADALQAAAIRGVDVRVMMSKRSDVPLVQRASFSYIKDMLKAGVKVYMYHKGFLHSKMMVFDGSLTLVGSANFDSRSFEQNFEVEAFIYDEKLGMQANDIFVEDQRFSDPVSMREWYKRSVKKRFIDSFLRLFAPLM; encoded by the coding sequence ATGACTATACAACTTAACAGTGCACTGCTCCTGATCATTGAAATACTCTACCTGCTCACAGTAGTAGGTATTGTAGTGGTGGTGATCTCCGAAAACCGGAATCCCATCAAAACGGTGGCATGGATAATGGCGGTGGTGTTTCTGCCCTTTATCGGTATTATCTGGTACGCCTTCTTCGGACAAGACGCGACAAAAAAACAGGTAATCTCCCGCCGGATGTACAGCAAGTTGAAGAAACGCCCCCTGGACGGGATGGAAACTGCCGTAGAGCATATTTTCCCGGAAGAGTATATTAACCTTATTAACCTGCTCCAGAATATGGATTATACGCCGTTGCTGGGAGGAAATGATGTGACGTTGTTTACCAATGGTGGGGATAAATTCGCAAGCCTGTTTGCCGATATCGAAAAGGCCGAAAAGCATATTCATATAGAGTATTATGTATTGCTTGACGACGAATTGGGCCTGAAACTCCAGCAGGCGCTTATCCGTAAGGCCAGGGAGGGAGTGGAGATACGTATTATTTATGACAGTTTCGGATCGAGGAAGGCGAAGAGGAAATTTTTTGAAGATTTCAGGAAAGCAGGCATAGAAACCGAACCTTTTTTAAAGCTGAGTCTTTCGAGACTTACTTCGAGGCTCAATTACCGTACACACCGCAAGATTGTGGTTATCGATGGACGGATAGGCTACGTGGGAGGAATGAATGTGGCTGACCGCTACCTGAAAGGACTTGATTGGGGCTGCTGGCGTGATACCCACGCCCGGATCGAAGGGAAGGGGGTACAAGGATTGCAGTCGGTCTTTCTGATCGACTGGTATTTTGTATCGCAGACGCTGATTACTTCCCGTGATTATTTTCCTGTACTTGGAAATTATGGTGAATGTCCCATGCAGATAGTAAATAGCGGCCCCCTGAGTGAAACGAATGAAATATCGCATGGCATTATGCAAGCTATTTATAATGCACGTAAATCGATTTTTATCCAGACTCCCTATTTTCTGCCTCCTGACGCGATGGCCGATGCACTACAGGCAGCAGCTATCAGGGGTGTCGATGTGAGGGTTATGATGTCTAAACGATCGGATGTCCCTCTGGTACAAAGAGCTTCATTCTCTTATATTAAGGATATGCTGAAGGCGGGAGTGAAAGTGTATATGTACCACAAAGGCTTCCTACATTCCAAGATGATGGTATTCGACGGATCGCTTACGCTGGTTGGTTCGGCCAACTTCGACTCGCGTAGCTTCGAACAAAATTTTGAAGTGGAGGCATTTATCTATGACGAAAAATTGGGGATGCAGGCTAATGATATTTTTGTGGAGGATCAACGTTTTTCAGATCCCGTTTCAATGCGTGAATGGTATAAGCGGAGCGTGAAAAAGAGATTTATAGATTCTTTTCTACGACTCTTTGCCCCTTTGATGTAA
- a CDS encoding shikimate kinase, which translates to MERIFIIGYMGSGKTTVGKRLAGSLSLSFVDLDAYIENKYRKTIPALFEEKGEDGFRKIEGQSLREVAEFEDVVISTGGGTPCFFDNMEVMNRAGLTIYLEAHPEDLADHLLASKTVRPLIAGKSREELIPFISEHLARRESHYRKAKIIYPIDRMNTKDEIHLTVCGIEELIKRRNAE; encoded by the coding sequence ATGGAACGAATTTTTATTATAGGCTATATGGGCTCGGGTAAAACCACGGTAGGGAAACGGTTGGCCGGATCGCTTTCTCTTTCGTTTGTCGATCTCGACGCTTATATCGAGAATAAGTATCGAAAGACCATTCCCGCTCTTTTCGAAGAGAAGGGAGAGGATGGTTTTCGGAAGATAGAGGGGCAATCGCTTCGGGAAGTTGCAGAGTTCGAGGATGTGGTGATCTCTACCGGAGGAGGTACACCCTGTTTCTTTGATAATATGGAGGTAATGAATCGTGCTGGCCTCACTATTTACCTTGAGGCTCATCCCGAAGATCTTGCCGATCATTTACTGGCGTCGAAAACAGTGCGACCTCTCATTGCCGGGAAGTCGAGGGAGGAACTTATCCCCTTTATCTCGGAGCATTTGGCCCGCAGAGAGAGCCATTACCGGAAAGCAAAGATTATTTACCCCATTGACCGGATGAATACAAAGGATGAGATCCATCTAACGGTGTGCGGTATTGAAGAACTAATAAAAAGGAGGAACGCGGAATGA
- a CDS encoding alanine dehydrogenase has translation MMYDSHRSTSFVVRELLQKVEKQRASLVIGIPREDHKHEKRVPLTPETVSLLVESGYRVLLEAGTGMTINYTDSYYAESGAEIVETPEEVFQADLILKILPPTLEEVSMMRPRATVFSFLHIHKLSLSLLELMSEKKINALAYELLYDNTGVSPFVTSISEIEGTYSITLAAELLSNAHGGKGILLGGIPGISPTEVVVIGAGVAGTMAARAVLAMGASVKVFDNDVVKLRTIRHELGNLVFTSTLQPNVLRNVFRSADVVIGAMQYINKTHFYRISNDLIREMKQGAVIIDVRMAQGGCFETTMEACLPGHPAVFEKFGVLHFCEMSLSSRVARTASIALSNIFVSLFSTMADCGGTDHFARFDRGFAAGFYLYSGKMVNRYVGNHFNIPVTDIGLFLPGY, from the coding sequence ATGATGTACGATTCCCACAGAAGCACTTCGTTTGTCGTGCGTGAATTGCTGCAAAAGGTAGAAAAGCAGAGAGCATCCTTAGTGATCGGGATTCCCCGGGAAGACCACAAACATGAAAAACGGGTGCCGTTGACGCCCGAAACCGTTTCGTTGCTGGTCGAGTCAGGCTACAGGGTACTGCTTGAAGCCGGGACGGGGATGACCATCAATTATACCGACAGCTATTATGCCGAATCGGGTGCAGAGATAGTCGAGACTCCTGAAGAGGTTTTCCAGGCCGACCTGATCCTGAAGATATTACCTCCTACATTGGAAGAAGTGAGTATGATGCGGCCGCGTGCTACTGTTTTTTCGTTTCTCCATATCCATAAATTATCTCTTTCTTTGCTGGAGTTGATGTCTGAAAAGAAGATCAACGCGCTGGCTTATGAACTTTTATACGACAATACGGGCGTCTCTCCGTTTGTGACATCCATATCCGAGATCGAAGGTACTTATTCCATTACCCTGGCGGCAGAACTCTTAAGCAATGCCCACGGTGGAAAAGGCATTTTATTGGGAGGTATCCCCGGCATATCACCTACCGAGGTGGTGGTGATCGGGGCGGGGGTGGCCGGTACCATGGCCGCCCGTGCGGTGTTGGCCATGGGTGCGTCGGTGAAAGTGTTCGACAACGATGTGGTGAAGCTGCGTACTATCCGCCATGAGTTGGGTAATCTGGTATTTACTTCCACGCTTCAGCCCAATGTACTAAGAAATGTGTTTCGTTCTGCCGATGTAGTGATCGGGGCCATGCAGTATATCAATAAAACCCACTTTTACCGTATCTCCAACGACCTGATCCGGGAGATGAAACAGGGAGCCGTGATCATCGATGTGCGAATGGCGCAGGGAGGATGTTTCGAAACCACCATGGAAGCCTGTTTGCCCGGCCATCCGGCGGTTTTTGAGAAATTCGGCGTGTTGCATTTCTGTGAGATGAGCCTTAGTTCGCGTGTAGCCCGTACCGCTTCCATCGCCTTGAGCAATATTTTTGTATCATTGTTCTCTACCATGGCTGATTGTGGAGGAACCGACCATTTTGCACGATTCGACCGCGGTTTTGCCGCCGGCTTCTACCTTTACTCCGGAAAGATGGTCAACCGGTATGTGGGCAACCACTTCAATATACCTGTAACCGATATCGGATTGTTCTTGCCGGGGTATTAA